In Triticum aestivum cultivar Chinese Spring chromosome 5B, IWGSC CS RefSeq v2.1, whole genome shotgun sequence, the following proteins share a genomic window:
- the LOC123113106 gene encoding uncharacterized protein encodes MGGDHGGHGPSGGDFRQKVWSMTGGPYCRPVHWRRNTAIAMVGIFLVCIPIAMKSAELEQRPHHPVRPIPSQLWCKNFGKKEY; translated from the exons ATGGGCGGCGACCATGGCGGCCACGGCCCGAGCGGCGGAGACTTCCGGCAGAAGGTGTGGAGCATGACCGGCGGGCCTTACTGCCGGCCCGTCCACTGGCGCCGCAACACCGCCATCGCCATGGTCGGCATCTTCCTCGTCTGCATCCCCATCGCCATGAAATCCGCCGAGCTCGAG CAACGCCCGCACCACCCAGTCCGGCCAATCCCATCCCAGCTTTGGTGCAAAAACTTTGGCAAGAAGGAATACTGA